The Coffea arabica cultivar ET-39 chromosome 2c, Coffea Arabica ET-39 HiFi, whole genome shotgun sequence genome includes the window taatttaacaaaatgagttttcttcctcctcctACAACAGTGAGGCAATAAGTCGTTCTCAAGTTTAATTCCAAAAGAACATTCCACCTTCTGGGGCTCCTTCACTATCAAAGATGCCTAAGCTGTGTTACAAGAACTATGGCCTTGTCAAAACTCTCCTGAAGGGCAAGTGACCTCAGCAAGGTTTAtctacttcttcttctttaattTGCTGGATTGAGACTGACTATAAGCAGTTCCCTGTGAGAAAAAGCGTGGGCAATTTAATGAAGATATTTCATAAATTACTCCTCGAAAAGGTATCTAGAAGGTAAAAAAATATTCCTCAGTTAAAAACTTTGGATGGCCACAGTGCACAAACTACAAACCTCCAGCCACTCATCCATAGAGGCATCAGTTGTACCAGTTCCAACCTCCACCTTTGGCGCCCTCTTGCTTTTCTGATAAAGAGAAATAAATAGGGGAGTGAAAACAAGTAAAGGGAAAGGAGGGCAGGCAAATGCAGATAACACTTAACGACCTATGATCAATTGAAATTAACCCTTTCAGAAAAGTCTAACAGATGAGCTATTGTCTTATTAACTTCTACTTTTCCTGTCATATGGAACAATTGGAAGGGGATAAAACATTAAATGCAAAGTAATCACAACTCTTCTTATGACATTGTCATATGCTCTTCCCTCTCTTGGTTAGACAATAAGAAATTTGACTATAGGTTTTCCTGACACATTCTGTAGATTGCAGCTATGTGATGCTAGTTTCACGTGCTATACCAGACAAGAAGCGTGCTATACCAGACAAGAAGCAGGTCAATGTCTATAGAAATGTCAATGAATCAGACAATGCATTAgatatccttttttttctctcgaaaacaaaacaatgcTCTACTTCCTAGTAATGGGAACAAATATTACTTTTAGATCCCAAGAAAGAAGAGAATACAGGAAAGTATCAATAAATGAAGTTGACTAGAACCATTCCTTCTCAATCTAAAGAGTTACTAATATTAGGCATCTGATTATTGAGATGCATTCAATAACAAGAAGCCCCAATCCAAGGCAGTAACTTAAAACATTAATCATCTCCCCAAGATATCCAGTGCAAACACAGCCACTAACAGATTTTATAAGAAATGCCAAGATACTTTCTGTTCAGCTTCTAAGAATTATCTTACATTTTAAATCATCCAGATTACCACAACCTTTGGCTACTGTTGTATCTGAAAGGAAAAAGGTCAACTCACCTTTGACCAATGTTGTATCTGATTCCGTATCCAAAATACTGCAAAGCCAACAAAAGCAATTGCAAGAGAAACTAAGAAAACAGATTCCACGCTCAGAGGACCACCAGCCTCAGTTACTTCAATAGTACCATTGTAGAAGGTACTTTGATAGGGATGTTGATCTATTTCATAGACAATTGTGCCCACAAGATCAAATGCTCCAGCCTGCAAAATAGAAAAGTATAATAAGTAAAGCAGCCTTTGCAATGAATTTTATCGATTTAAGTAGTAAAGTAAATGGAAGATGTTAtgaaaacaaatcaagaaaactATATTAGCTGCAAGTAATTAACCTAACCTGCAAAAATTTGCTGACAGCGAATATGTATGGGAATGTGGCTTGAGCAGCAGGAGGGACAGAGGCATTGGTAAAAGCCTAGAGAGACAACAAAATTATGTTGTTACATCCTCAGTCAGAAAACTTGGTAACTAACATGTGAAGTCCAAGAAACAGTTGAAATTCTAATTCCAAAAGATTTAAGGACTTTGAAAGATAAAGTAGCATTTACTCATCTAGAGCACTGAGAGCTCATAAATATTATAAACACAAAGTTCTGCAGTCAAACCTAATTCAGAGTAAAATCCTTAATCATTGCAACAGCAATCACCTCAATTTTCAAGGTTATGAGGGAAACAAACACATTAAAAGTATTGTTATGGCAGGTATTTTCAAATTCAATGCACACCAAGCTGTGCTTCATCTCACATCAATAGCCGGCAAATGAATtgttaaaaagttaaaaaagcaACTACTACGCCtcttgaaaaattacaaaacttGGCCCCCTAATAATGAGATCCACCCTTCCATGATTGCAGACTCCAAGAAAATAATTATATTGATACAAGACTTTAAGGCATGACAAGGCACAAGAAACCATAAATTATCAAAAAACACCATATATGATATTCATATCACTACAAGAAAGCAGGATTCATGATTGAGCCCTCTAGATTGCACACAAAACTTGTGACAGAATTTACTTGAATATAACACAAATTGCAAATATTTTGAGATAATGAACTAGATTGCACACAAAGCTTGTGACAAGATTACTTTAAGATTCCACAAACTGTGAAGAAACAACAGTACCATTTGTTCTCCCCTGCAGTGACTCCTAAAATCATCTCTAAGACAGAATCACAACGTGATAGCAATTTCCATAGAAACAACGGGTAACATTGTTATGTTAACTCATACAACTCTGAGCTCCGTGCTTTAATCCATAACATAGCCAACACATGTCTCTATATGTGCAAAACAACCTAACCCAGGTCACAGTGTAAAAAAATTTTGCCTCCTACAAATGTTATAGTCCCAACACAAAAAGCTGGATAAGCTCGATAATTGTTTTCCAGTCCTCTTTGTATCACAAAGCACAACTAGATTTTCATCAAGTAGTCTAGTCAATTTGAACAAACCACACAGTAAGAATTCAAACCGCAGAGCTTTACAAAGTGACAGCAAACTCAGTGTGGTAGAAGGCTGTTAATTTTATTTATCAATACAGATAGCAATTATCCAGTCAGGGAATCAACTGAATCAAGCAGCAAGCATACACCACTTACCTGACTAGAGATATTCTGAATCAGATACTTATGATCATATGGAAGATGAACACTAGCATGGATTGCAATGATATTCAGACTTGATTCTCCTGTTTCAATCATTATTATCAGAGAAAGACCCACAGAATAACAACAGATACATATAACTAAAGAACTGTACTACAAGAGACATATAAGAACTTAGATGATCCAAAAAAAACCATTTCAATCAAAAGAGGTTGCAAAACTGAAACACAATAACAAAATCATCCACCAAGCTTGATACTTTTAAAAGAAACGGTGTACTACCAAATAGCAAGCTTACCATCATTCTTAACACCAACTAAAAGTTCACCTTCTTCACCAGCAGTAACCACTGAAAAGGGGCAAACAGCATATCAAAGTTCCATTTTGGAGGAAAGAGAATGCACATTGTAATACAACAAAGAGGTGAGATTACATGCACTCATAATTACAAATCAAAAAGGAGTTGTTACTTACATTTAGAAGGATTTTTCGGGAAAACACAGATAGTCTCCACCCCAGGAGCTGGACCAAAACTCCCACCACCAATATCTTGGACATCATCACCGACGATACCAAGATCACTCACTTCCTCAGAACCTTCAACTATTTCAGCATCTGCATCCGGTTCACCCCTAACAACTATCAAGTGAAAAAACAGCTAATGAACCTCAGTCGCAACTTGTTACAGATACAAATTCAATGAAAACTCACTTAAATTGTATGCATGGTAATTCCCTATATCATTGCTAGCAAAATAAGTACAGAGAATCCATAGCAATAAGCTTGGCAGAGCTAAGCAGAAGCAGAATCAAATAAATCAATTTTCCCGGAAATTCTCTCCAGGGACCAGGCAGAGTTATTAACGAAACAGTCGAGCAGCATCCTCATCAGTAATAGAAAAGTTTCTGCCTATTTGAAATTGACAATTGCCCCTTTCAACTGTACACCACAGTAAAGGAGCAACAGATTTCGTATCAATTAAACGGAATAACTACAACGATCGCCACTTGAATGAAATATAGCCTCTGCCTAAAAGACTACATAGCATATTGTTTAAAAAGAGAGAAGCAATTCATTCAGGCAGCGTTTAACCTCAAATCAACACAGGCGTTGACCGAGCAACATATGAAAGAGACCTAAATCACATGCATGACAAGGGAAACTTATGCAGTAGTAACTATCATTCTATACATGAACGAATTGCGTGGTAGAATTTGAATCCGAATTCGGATCGAATGTGAGTTGGACGGATGAAAAGCCCAGATAATGTATAGCAATTAAAAAATCCAAGCATCGAACTCATTATTCCGCATGCAGAGGTATCGATACAAGTCAAattaagcattagaaaattgaACTTTCCGAGCTACACTTGTCAAGTACAAATCATTCGTACATATAATCGAAAATGAATCCAGATCTACGATCGTAAGCAAACCTTGGAGGAAAGAGGAGGAAAATACGAGCAGCGCGAGGACGAAGAAAACCCTAATCGACATTCTCGCCTCGGTAAATGaagaggggagagagagagagagagcacaaAGGGTACAGATAGACTTCCAGAAAAATGCACGAAGGGGGGGAATGACTGGGTTTCGGTTCGGGTTGGGGTCTGGGCTCTGTTTTTGGGTGAAAACTGGAGCGGAGATGAGGAATTGGGGAGTTTTGGGAAACTGGGAGCTCTCTCTAACTCGAGGCCGGAGACAGAAAACCA containing:
- the LOC140035065 gene encoding translocon-associated protein subunit alpha-like; translation: MSIRVFFVLALLVFSSSFLQVVRGEPDADAEIVEGSEEVSDLGIVGDDVQDIGGGSFGPAPGVETICVFPKNPSKLVTAGEEGELLVGVKNDGESSLNIIAIHASVHLPYDHKYLIQNISSQAFTNASVPPAAQATFPYIFAVSKFLQAGAFDLVGTIVYEIDQHPYQSTFYNGTIEVTEAGGPLSVESVFLVSLAIAFVGFAVFWIRNQIQHWSKKSKRAPKVEVGTGTTDASMDEWLEGTAYSQSQSSKLKKKK